DNA from Gramella sp. MAR_2010_147:
TATATCTTTGAACCTTCAAAATTAGAGATTGTTAAAGACCTAATCCCGAAGTCGCTAAAAATGCAATTATTTAAAGCGCTTAGAGATTCTTTTGCTTCAGAACATGGTGCACGTATGACGGCCATGCACAAAGCGACAGAGAATGCTACAGAGCTTCGAGATGATCTTAAACTTTCTTATAACAAAGCAAGACAGGCTTCTATTACTAATGAGATCCTGGAGATCGTTGGTGGTGCTGAAGCATTGAATGGATAATATATTCCGTCATGCTGAATTTATTTCAGCATCTCTTAGATCCTGAAACAAGTTCAGGATGACATACCAAATAATAAAGCCCTCATTTTTGAGGGTTTTTTTATTTGGTATGCCTTTTGTTTTTATAACTTCAAATCTTAAAATCAAACGATATGAAAAATGCACTACACTTAATGGCAGGAATCTTTGTTCTTACTCTCTTTGCTTCCTGCGGAAGCAATAAAGATCTTCAGGAACGGGCGCCCGCTCAGTTTAATGATGTTTATTATACTTACAATTCAGATGGTTTACAGTTAAATATCCCTGTTGCCGCAATTCAGGACGAAAGAATAAACATGGAAGCAGTATATTTTCATGGGATGAAATCTAAATTAAATAAGAGCAAAGAAAAATCGAATTTATATGTGGCAAATTTCCATATGGGAACAGAAGATATGGTAATGCATGAAGATCCAAAGAAGGAATATGGAAACAAACCGCCTCAAATGCCAGAAGAAAGTCCTTTTTCAATTGAAGATGATGAAGCTATTCTTGTATTTACTCAAAATGATAAGGTTAAATATTTTAAACTAACAGGAATTGTAGAAAAGGAATAAGACTAAAACTTTTATACTGCTTATTTATTCAGATATTTGTATTAAACCAACCTACTCCTGTTGAGTACTTTTAAGAAACTCTTTCAGCAAACTTTTATCTATGGTTTGGCAACGGTGTTGCCAAGAATGCTCAGTTTCTTATTAGTTCCATTATACACCGAAATTTTACCGAAAGAACAATACGGTGAAATTTCGGTGATTTTTGCCTATTTCGTTCTGTTCAATGTTATTCTGGCTTATGGAATGGAAACCGCTTTTTTTCGATTTTACAGTAAACATTCCAGTAAGTCTGAAGTTTTAAGTACCTCTGGGATATCTCTGGTTGTATCTTCAATAATTTTCTTTTCAATCGCATTCATTTCTCAGGGTTGGATCTCGTCAATTTCGGGAATTCCATTGCAGTATATTCAACTTGCCATCTGGATTTTATTACTCGATGCTTTAGTGATTATCCCCTTTGCATGGTTGAGAGCTTCAGAAAAACCCATGCGATATGCAATTATTAAGATATTGAATGTTGCAGTGAATTTAGGGTTGAATGTTTTCTTTCTGCTGTACCTCAAAGGTCTGGCTGAGGGATCAGAAATTTTTGAAACCATATATATACCAGATTTCGAGATTAGCTATGTTTTCATTGCCAATTTAATCGCAAGTGCACTTACTTTATTATTGATGTTCCCGTTCTATATAAAGATTGATTTTAAATTTAATTCAGCTTTATGGAAATCAATGATGAGATATGCTTTTCCTGTGCTTATTGCCGGAATAGCTTTTTCCATCAATGAAGTTTTTGACAGACTTATGCTGGATTATTTATTACCAGCCGATATTGCCAGGTCTGAAATTGGAGCCTATTCTGCCTGTTATAAACTGGCACTGTTCATGACCCTTTTCGCAACAGCTTTCAGGCTTGGCATAGAACCTTTCTTTTTTAGCCATGCAGAATCGAAGAATGCAGCTCAAACTTATGCTCAGATTACCAATTATTTTGTTGTCTTTGGAAGCTTAATTTTGGTAGGGGTCATTGTATTTATAGATCTTTTGAAATTAGTTCTAATTCAGGATGAAACATACTGGGAGGCAATGGAGATCGTTCCGTTAATTCTTCTGGCAAATTTGTTTTTAGGAATATATCACAACCTTTCGGTGTGGTACAAGATTACAGATCGCACGAAATTTGGAGGCTATATCTCCGTTGCCGGTGCAATACTTACCATTGCATTAAACTTATTGCTTATTCCTTTAATAAGCTATACCGGATCTGCGATTGCAACACTGGCAGCATACGGATTAATGATGCTACTCTCATTTTATTTTGGTCAGAAGTATTATCCAATTCCATATGACCTTAAAAAAATAGGAGGATATCTTTCCCTGTCTATATTTATTTCGGCTCTATCATTTTATATATTCCGCGGAAATTATTTTGTTGGAATACCGTTATTATTACTATTTATCGGGATAGTCTATTTCTCAGAAAAAAAACAAATTCTCGAAATCATACAATCTTAGTTCATGGATATAAAAATTATAAACAAGTCGGCACATAAACTGCCGCATTACGAAACCGATTTTTCAGCAGGAATGGACCTTCGCGCTAATATTGAAGAACCTATTACCTTAAAACCTTTGGAAAGAGCCATCGTTAAAACCGGACTTTTTATGGAATTGCCGTTAGGTTTTGAAGCGCAGGTAAGACCACGAAGCGGCCTGGCTGCTAAAAAAGGAATCACCGTTCTAAACGCACCTGGCACAATTGATGCCGATTATCGCGGAGAAATAGGAGTGATCCTTGTAAATTTGTCTAATGAAGATTTTGTAGTGAATAATGGCGAAAGAGTTGCCCAGATGGTCATTGCAAAACATGAACATATTTCCTGGGAAGAAGTAGAAATCCTTGGTGAAACTACACGTGGAGCTGGCGGATTTGGAAGTACAGGGCACAAATAAAAATTAATTTAAAAAATTGAAATGAAAATTATCGTACCAATGGCCGGTCGTGGCTCACGACTGCGTCCACATACTTTAACCGTACCAAAACCGTTAATTCCTATAGCCGGTAAGCCAATTGTGCATCGTTTAGTAGAAGATATCGCAAAGGTGTTAGATGAAAAGATTGATGAAGTTGCTTTTATAATTGGCGAAGACTTTGGTGAGCAGGTAGAAAAAGACCTTATGAAGATCGCCAACAGTCTTGGTGCTAAAGGTACGATCTATTATCAGGATAAACCCCTGGGAACCGGTCATGCCATTATGTGTGCAAAGGAATCGCTTAGCGGACCAGCAGTGGTTGCTTATGCTGATACTCTTTTTAAGGCCGATTTTAATCTTGACAAAGAAGCAGATGCCGTGATGTGGGTTAAAAAGGTAGAGAATCCTTCTGCTTTTGGAGTAGTGAAACTCAATCAAAATAATGAGATCACAGATCTGGTGGAGAAGCCTGAAGAATTTGTTTCAGATCTGGCAGTTATCGGGATCTATTATTTCAAAGATGTGGAAGTCTTGAAAAATGAACTTCAAAACGTATTGGATGCAAAATTAACTCGTGGAGGAGAATACCAGATAAATGACGGAATTGAGGCAATGCGTAAGAACGGCTTAAGATTTGTACCCGGTAAGGTAGATGAATGGATGGACTGCGGAAACAAGAATGTAACTGTAGAGACCAACGGCAGAATGCTTAATTTCCTCCATAAAGATGGCGAGAAACTAATTTCAGATTCAGTAAAGATCAAAGACTCTGAAATTACAGAGCCTTGCTATATCGGTGAAAATGTGGAGCTGATCAATGCGAAAATCGGACCTAATGTTTCTATAGGTGATGGGACTAAAGTTGAGAATTCGACGATTAAGAATAGTCTTATCCAGACATTTGCAGATGTAAAGAACGCAAAGCTGGATAATGCCATGATTGGAAACCATGCTAAATTCGATGGGGAATTCACTCAAATTAGCATTGGAGACTATTCGGTTTTAGAGTAAAAACATAATGATGAAGAACCTGTTTATCATCCTGATAATGGCCATGCTGGCACTTCCTGCTAATTCACAGGAATTGCCTCAGCTTTTTCAGGATGTTAGCCAGGATGATCTTGGAAATGTGAGTGATGAGTTTCAGGAATTATTCTTTGAGGCTCTAAAGCAGAAAGGCATTGAAAATTATGAAAAAGCGATCATTGCTTTAGAAAAATGCCTTAAGCTGGATACAGAAAAATCGGTGGTCTATTTTGAATTAGGCAAAAACTATCAGGAACTAGAACAGTTTGATAATGCTATTAGCAATTTCAAAAAGGCAAGTGAATTGGAACCTCAAAAAGAGTCTATTCTGGTTTATCTTTTCCAGACCTATGGAATGAACGAGGATTTTGAAGGGGCAATAGCCACTTTAAAAAAACTTATCCCGATTGATGAGTCTTATAAAGAAGATCTTGCCAATGTTTATTTGCTGAATGAAAATTACGATGAAGCTTTGAACTTGTTAGATGAGCTTGATACAAAACTAGGAGCTAATTCTTACCGAAACTCATTAAGACGTCAAATCTTTGCTCGCACAAAAAACACAGGTGCGCAAATAGAAAATCTACAGCAGGGAATTTCCAACAATCCCGATGTTGAGCAAAATTATCTCAATCTAATTTATATCTATAGCGAAAACGGTGATAATGAAGAGGCTTTCAAAGTCGCCCAGGAGCTTTTAGAGACCAATCCCGGTTCTACGCTTGCTCACCTGGCACTTTATAAGTTTTATCTGGATAAAGGCAATACAAAAGCTGCAGTGGCTTCTATGAAGATCGTTTTTGAAAGTGAAGAAATAGATCCGGAATCAAAATTTAAGGTGTTGAATGATTTTCTAAATTTTGTTCAGCAAAATCCAGAATATGAAGAAGACCTTATTGAGGTAGCCGGGAAACTTTCAGAATGGGAAAACGCTCCTAAATTATACGAACAGCTTGGAAGCTATTATCTGAAAAAAAATAATAGGGAAGATGCGCTAAAGTTTTTTGAATTAGGATTAAAAGAGAATCCTGAAAACTTTGAATTAACAAAGAATACGCTTCTTTTGCAATTGGAATTTGGCAATTTTGAGGCAGCCAAAGATTTGAGCAATGAAGCCTTGGAAGGTTTTCCTTCTCAGCCAATGCTTTACCTTTTTCAGGCGGTGGCTCTCAATAAATTAATGCAATACGAAGCCGCTGAAGAAAGTTTACTGGACGGGCTGGATTATTTAATTGACGACAGGCTTATGGAGATTGATTTCTATTCCCAGCTTGCCATAAGTTACAGTGGTATGAAAAATGCAGATAAAGCTGGAGAATATCGCCAGAAGGCAGAAAATATAAAAAAAGAAATTAACTGATGTTAAAGAGAATAGTTGCCCTTATCCTACTTTCAACTTTTGTAATCTCCTGTGGCAGCAGGAGATCTGCAGGAAAAATCGCTACAAAAAATGCAGAAGCAGTTTCTGTAATTAAAAAGCATTATACTTCTGAAACTAATTTTAAAACAGCATCTGGAAAGCTACGTGCAGTTTATAAGGATGACGAAAAAACACAGTCTGTAAACCTTAGTTTCAGGATGGAAAAAGATAAGGCAATCTGGATGAGTGCCAGTATTCTTGGGTTTCCAGTGGCCAAGGCCTATATCACACCCACCAGTGTAAGTTATTATGAAAAGGTGACCCAAACTTATTTTGACGGAGACTTCAGGCTTGTTAGTGATTTTCTGGGCACTCCCCTGGATTTTCAAAAACTTCAGAATTTATTGATAGGGCAGGCGATTTACGATCTGCGTGAAGAGGAATATGATTTTATGCAGTCGCCACGTGGTTTTCAATTTGTAAAAGATGAAAAAACGATGATGAAAAAAATGTTTCTGCTGAACTTCTCTAATTATAAGGCTGAAGCCCAACAATTAATTCAGGATGATGAAAATCGTGGATTAACGGTGACGTATTCAGATTACCAGGAGGTAGACGGTTTGATATTTCCAGAGAATATTAAGATCATCGCCAATGAAGGAGGTTCAAGTACGAATATTCACCTTACGTATAGAAATATTTCATTTAATGAGGAAGTTAGTTTCCCTTTTGATATCCCATCCGGTTACGAAGAAATCAGTTTAAAATGATTGAACTAAAGTTTTCAAGATCACTATTTTTCTTGTTGTTTTTATTTTTCGGCTATAATTTGTCTAATGCCCAGACCAATCGTGAAGATCTCGAAAAACGAAGGATTGAGTTGCGGAATGAAATAAGCCGAATCAATGAACTTCGAATTTCAAATCAGAAGAAACAGCGGTCAGTGCTGGGTCAGGTGGAAGATTTGAATCAGCAGATCAAAAGCACAGAGGATCTTATTAAACTTACCAATCAGCAGGCGAATCTTCTAAACAGGGAGATCAATACCAATACTAATAAGATTGGGCAGTTAAGAAAAGAACTTGAAAAGCTTAAAGAGGATTATGCCCGGATGATTGAAAAGTCATATAAAAGTAAATCCCAGCAAAGCAGGGTGATGTTCCTGTTATCGTCTAAGAACTTTTTGCAGGCATATAAGCGTCTTCAGTATATGAAACAGTATACGAACTACCGAAAGCAGCAGGGAGAAGAAATAAAGGCAAATACAAAGGAATTACAGGAGCTTAATGCGAGACTTGTTCAGCAGAAAGAAGAAAAGGAGAAGCTTATCGCCGAAAACCGGAAAACCAGGGCACAGCTTGAGGAAAACAGGAAATCCCAGCAAACGCTTATGGCGACTATTAGAAAGCGTGAGGGAGAATTTGCCACCCAAATTAGAAAAAAGCAAAGTGAGATCGATGAGATAGACCGTGCGATAGATAAAATGATCAGGGAGTCTATAGCAAAAGCGAATAAGGAAAGCGGCAGCGGTTCAACTTCCAGAAGTACTTTTGAATTGACTCCGGCAGCGAAGGCGCTTGCAGCCGATTTTAATAATAATAAGGGGAAATTGCCATGGCCCGTTAAATCTGGGGTGGTTACCATGCGATTTGGTAAACAGCCACACCCGGTGGTACGATCTGTAATGGTAAACAACAATGGGGTTAGAATAGATACCGATAAGGGTGGGAAAGCTCGTGCGGTTTTCAACGGAACGGTTAGTGAAGTGCAGGCAGTAAAAGGAGCCAATCAGGCGGTAATGGTGAGACATGGAGATTATATAACCATTTATAATAACCTTGAAGAAGTTTACGTCAAGAGAGGGGATACCGTAACTACGGAGCAGGAAATTGGAGAAATTGCCACCAGCAGGACCACAGGGAAGACCACCCTACACTTTTTACTTTACAGGAATGATCAAAAAATGGATCCTGCAGATTGGATCTATAGAATGTGAAATCTTAAATAATTAAAGGATTTATTCTTCGAAAAGAGCTTTTAGCTCAGTAGCATCTTTCGGCTTCATTTTGCCCGCAAGCACTAAACTCAATTGTTTTCTTCTTAAAGCAGCTTCATAGCGTTCCTTTTCCAGATCGGTTTCTGGTTTGAGAGCAGGAATTTGAATAGGTGTCCCGGTTTCATCCACAGCAACAAAGGTATAAATAGCTTCGTTAGCTTTGGTTCTACGACCACTTTCACGATCTTCTACCCAAACATCTATGTAGATCTCCATGGAGCTCTTAAAAGCTCTGGAAACAACAGCTTCAACAGTTACCACACTTCCCAATGGAATAGACTTATTGAAAGCGACATGATTCACAGAGGCTGTCACCACAATTCTTCGGCTATGCCTTCTTGCAGCGATACTGGCAGCCCGATCCATACGAGCAAGCAATTCACCTCCAAACAGGTTGTTCAGGGGATTGGTTTCACTAGGTAAAACAAGATCGGTTAACGTAGTACGTGATTCGCTTGGTGATTTGGCCTCCATATCAATTTTTTTGCAAAAGTAAGAAGGATTATAGAGGTTATGCCGTTAAGAAAGTATTAAAGTTCCTGAACCAATAGCCAGGCCGCTTCATTCGTTCTTTTCACTTCGTAAAGTTTATTGATGGCTTCCCTTCTTCCTTGATGGCTGGAATATACAACCTGGTGAAGTCCATATTTATTGGCTCCAATAAGCCTGGCTTTATGGCCACCTTCTCTTAATTCATCAACCTTTTTCTGAGCGTTTTCTTCAACTCTGAAGGCACCGGCCACAATATGATAATTGCCTGACTGCTTTTCCACTTCGAAAGTAACCGCTGGTAAAGGGTTGTCAATCACAAAAGTAGCCTGCTGGATCTGTTCCTGAAGCTGGCTTTCAGCCTCCTGTTGCTCAGCGATATTGTGTTTGGAAACCTGACTGCTGTAAATATTTAAACCGGCAAAGCTGGAAACGCCAAGAGCTATAAGTCCAATGGCTGCATACTTGAGTAAAGAAGATTTTCTTTTTTCCGGGGTAAATAGAAGAGGAGCTTTTTCCTCGATTTCCTCCACCTGTTTTTTATAAACTTCACGCTGAACAGGAATTGTTTTATAGGAATTCAACCCGAACGACTGCGCTAGGAAATTAATCTCTGTAAAAGGTTCAAATTGGAGCTTATCTTCAGCATCCAGATAGAATTTTCCAATATTTCCCAATTCTGCTTTAGCTTCGTTCTGCAAGGAATTTTCCAGGTCATACACGAATTCCTGGATCATGTTGTTTGCTGAATTATAGGTTACAGCTTCTGCTTCTGCAATATAATTGGCAAGCAATCCGTCATTCTTGATCAACTGCCTGTTAAAGGAAATCACCTTATTAGGAGGATAGAACTCATTGGATTGTTCGTCTATGTATGCTGACTGCTTTTGCGAAAGGAAAGCACCGAAACCGGGCAATACTACGCATTCGTATCTGTAAAGCAGATCCTGGATGTGGTTGGAAATATTCATTGATCGCAAAAATATAGGTTATTGGCAGTGCTATAAAGTTACCCAAAGATATTTTATTAACAAATGTTTTTTTCTGTAATTTTAATCAAATTCTCCTGAATGAATTCTGAAGACTTAATTTATACCCTTGCACTGCAACATATTCCAAATCTGGGAGATACTACTGCAAAAAAATTGATAAGGCAGTTTGGGAATGCTGAAAATATCTTCAAAGAAAAAAAATCAAATCTTCTTAAAATTGATGGAATTGGCCAGATTAGAATTCAGGAATTACATAATTCTGAACATATACGAGCAGCAGAAAACGAATTAAAATTCATTGAACAACATAATATTCAAACCCATTATTTTAAAGATGACGAGTATCCCGAAAAATTGAAACACTGTTTAGATGGACCAATTTTATTATTCTCTCGAGGGAATATAGATCTGTACAAGAGAAGGATCATAAGTATTGTGGGAACAAGGCAAATTACCCCTCATGGCATTTCCTTTTGTGAAAAACTGATTGAGGATCTCGCAGTGCTGAATCCGGTGATTATCTCAGGGTTTGCTTATGGGGTGGATATTACAGCCCAACGAGCTGCGGTAAAGCACAATCTTCAAACTATTGGCTGTCTAGCGCATGGTCTGAACCAGATATATCCAAAATCCCACAAAAGATACATGTATGATATTGAAGAAAATGGAGGTTTCTTTACCGATTTCTGGAGTACAGATAATTTTGACAGGAATAATTTTTTGAAGCGTAACCGTATTATTGGGGGGCTAAGCGAAGCAACAGTGGTGATTGAAAGCGCTGAAAAAGGGGGAGCTTTGGTCACGGCAGATATTGCGAATTCTTATGACCGGGAAGTTTTTGCGGTGCCGGGAAGACCTACAGATAAATTTAGTCTGGGTTGTAATAATTTAATAAAAGCTCAGCAGGCCCATGTTCTAACCTCTGCAGTAGATCTTGCCTATATTTTAAACTGGGAAATTGAAGAAAAACAAGAACCTGTTCAGAAACAACTATTCATAGAGCTGGAGAAAGATGAGCAAAGACTCTATGAATTCCTTAAACTACAAGGTAAAACAGAATTAGACCAGGTAGCGCTCAACTGTAATTTCCCAACTTTTAAAACGGCTTCCTTATTACTGAATATGGAATTAAAAGGCGTTATAAGACCATTACCGGGGAAACTCTTTGAAGTGATCTAGTAGCCAGCTTTTTTTCTTACTTTTTTCAGGACTTTATTTGCAACCATCCTGGCTTTTTCAGCTCCAATTTTTAAAGCCTTATCAACCTCTTCAAGGTTGTTAATATAATACTCGTATTTTTCACGGGGTTGCTCAAATTTATCCTTAACGAGGTCAAAAAGTGCCTGTTTTGCATGTCCGTAGCCATAGCCACCAGCTTCATAGTTCTTGCGCATTTCAGCAGTTTGTTCTGTTGTCGCCATTAATTGATAAAGGGCAAAAACATTACAGGTGTTGGGATTTTTAGGTTCTTCCAGGGGAGTACTGTCTGTATCAATACTCATTATTTGTTTTCTCAGTTTTTTATCGGTCTGGAAAATATTAATTGTATTGTCTTTAGATTTACTCATTTTTGCACCATCGGTTCCAGGTACATACATCGTATCTTTCTGCACCTTCGCTTCAGGCAATACAAATACTTCTCCCATTTTTGCGTGGAACCTGGAAGCTACATCCCTGGTCATTTCAATATGCTGTAGCTGATCTTTTCCAACTGGAACTATTTCAGCATCATACAATAGAATATCTGCAGCCATTAACATGGGGTAGGAGAACAAACCACTATTTACATCTTCAAGCCTGTCTGCCTTATCCTTAAAAGAATGAGCTAACGTGAGTCTTTGGTATGGAAAAAAACAGCTTAAATACCATGAAAGTTCAGTAACCTGAGGGATATCACTCTGGCGATAAAAAACGCTTCTTTCAATGTCAAGACCACAGGCTAACCAGGTTGCCGCAACAGAATAGGTGTTTTGCCTAAGTATTTCAGCATCCTTTATTTGAGTAAGCGAATGCATATCTGCAATAAAAATAAAAGAATCATTATCAGGTAGATTCGCCATTTCTATTGCCGGGATAATAGCTCCTAAAAGATTTCCAAGGTGAGGGGTTCCGGTACTTTGTACTCCTGTAAGTATTCTAGACATTGACTTCTTGAATTTTCTTGCAAAGGTACTTTTTTTATATAATTCACTCAGTTCATTTTACTACTTTTGGGAATATGAGTTTTATTAAATCGGCACTAATCTTATTATGGCGAATATGGTTCTATGTTTTGATGATCGTGCCCATTCTCATTATGTTGCCTTTTCTCATTGTATTTACTTCTTCTGAAAAATTTTATCCGCAGTTTTTTGTTTGCGCGCGTATCTGGGCGAAAATCATTCTTTTTGGAATGGGTTTTAGAGTTAAAACCAAAGCAGATCAGGTTCCGAAGAAACATAAAAGCTATATGCTGGTGGCGAACCACACTTCGATGGTAGATATTATGCTGATGCTTTCTATAGTAAAACAACCTTTTGTATTTATAGGTAAAAAGGAGCTGGGTAAAATCCCAATTTTCGGCTTTTTCTATCGTCGTACCTGTATTCTTGTAGATAGAAATAACCAAAAAAGCAGATTGGGAGCATTTGAAGAAGCTCAAAGAAGACTTAAACAGGGGAATAGTATTTGTATTTTTCCGGAAGGAGGAGTACCCGGGGATCAATCTATTATTTTAGATCAATTTAAAGATGGCGCTTTCAGACTGGCCATTGAACATCAAATTCCAATTGTGCCTATTACTTTCCATGACAATAAGAAACGCTTTCCCTATAAATTATTTGCTGGAGGACCCGGCACTTTAAGAGTGAAAATTCATCATTTTATTTGTACTGAAGGCCTGGAAGCTACTCAAAGAAAGCAACTAAAAGATCAAACCTATAAGATCATTCTTCGTGAGCTTACAGATCCTGGCACTTGTTAGAACCTAAAGTTGAGCCCGGAGTACACACCAAAGTTTACCGGTTGTACATCGTTTACCCTGTCAAACGTATTAATTTGGTATTTAAAGATAGGTTCAACGCTTATGCTAAATTTATCGGTGAGTTTATAATCCATTCCCAAACCAATATTAGTGCTAAAACTGGTACTATTGATATTGGTCGCTTCTCCAAGGTCCGTTTTTATTTCACCGGAAATTAACTGAACTCTATTATTGTCCAGAAAAAGGCTGCTTCCACCCCCAATAATATTTAGTCCAAATTTCTTATCTATCAGGCTGTACTCCATTTCAAGCGGTATTTCAATATACCCAAATTGCTGATTTAGTTCTCCAGGAGTAACTACAGCTGTTGTGAGTGAATTATTATTTTCCATTCCGCCCATGGGCAAGCCACTATCTGAGGGTGAGTTATCTGTGATCGCAATATTATCTTCCAGCGGACTGATATTTTCAAAACTCGCAGACATTGCAGAGGGAGAATATGAGATATCTCTCACATTTTTGTTAATGTCAATTTTACTTATTCCCGTTCTTATTTTAAGTCGGTTAGAAATTTTATAGGCTATTTTAACACCGTAGGATAATGTTACTTCAGAGGAGTTTGAATTATTAGCCAGTTGATTGGAAAGCTCATTTCCGCTTCCAATATTTTTATAAAAGATAGGAGCAGCGAAAGTAGAGAGTCTCATTTTTTTAGAATCAACCTCGGCAATATTCTCCTCTTCATCTTTGCCTTTTTTCAGTTCATCTTCTACCTGGGCCAGCGCATTTTCTTCTTTTAAAATCGATTCTGTATTAAGAGAGTCGGTTTCAATAGCTTCTGATGCGGCAATTGTGCTGGAAGAATTTTTCCCTAAAACCTCTGAGGGTTCAATAAACTCCTTCCTATCAGCTTTGTATTGATGACTCGAAGTTTCATCATTATCAACGATAGCAGATTCGGTTTTATGCTGTTTCTTTGACAGGGTACTATTTTCGGTAGATTTTTTTGAAACTGAATTGTTTTTGTTGCTGGATATGGCAGTATTAGGTGAAGATCTGTTATTGGAAGCCTTATTCATTTGATCAGTTTCAGAATTCAGATTTTCTTCTTCGGAAGAAAATTGATCTTCAGTATCCACAATTTCATTCGTTTTTTTTGTTGAATCTTTAGCGGGATTATCTTCTTTACTGGTTGCATTTTCAGGATCTTCAAAAACTACTTCTGGTTCACCGGTTATAGTATTTTGACTGTCGGTAAAAAGTAAACCAGCGAGAATTAAAGCCATAACTGCTGCAACTCCTCCAATCTTTAACCATAAAGGTAAAATAAGCGGTCTTTTCCTATCTTTTTTATCAAGTTTTGAAGCAATATTTTCCCAGGCTTTTTCCCCAGGTTCCTTTTCAAAATCCTTGAATTTCTCCTGAAAGATCCGGTCTATGTTTTTCTTTTCTTTCATGTTGATTGAGCCGAATTTTTAAGATGTTCTTTTTTTTCTATTTTTTCCCGTAAAGCCATTCTCGCTCTGGCAAGATT
Protein-coding regions in this window:
- a CDS encoding oligosaccharide flippase family protein; translation: MSTFKKLFQQTFIYGLATVLPRMLSFLLVPLYTEILPKEQYGEISVIFAYFVLFNVILAYGMETAFFRFYSKHSSKSEVLSTSGISLVVSSIIFFSIAFISQGWISSISGIPLQYIQLAIWILLLDALVIIPFAWLRASEKPMRYAIIKILNVAVNLGLNVFFLLYLKGLAEGSEIFETIYIPDFEISYVFIANLIASALTLLLMFPFYIKIDFKFNSALWKSMMRYAFPVLIAGIAFSINEVFDRLMLDYLLPADIARSEIGAYSACYKLALFMTLFATAFRLGIEPFFFSHAESKNAAQTYAQITNYFVVFGSLILVGVIVFIDLLKLVLIQDETYWEAMEIVPLILLANLFLGIYHNLSVWYKITDRTKFGGYISVAGAILTIALNLLLIPLISYTGSAIATLAAYGLMMLLSFYFGQKYYPIPYDLKKIGGYLSLSIFISALSFYIFRGNYFVGIPLLLLFIGIVYFSEKKQILEIIQS
- the dut gene encoding dUTP diphosphatase — encoded protein: MDIKIINKSAHKLPHYETDFSAGMDLRANIEEPITLKPLERAIVKTGLFMELPLGFEAQVRPRSGLAAKKGITVLNAPGTIDADYRGEIGVILVNLSNEDFVVNNGERVAQMVIAKHEHISWEEVEILGETTRGAGGFGSTGHK
- a CDS encoding sugar phosphate nucleotidyltransferase, with the translated sequence MKIIVPMAGRGSRLRPHTLTVPKPLIPIAGKPIVHRLVEDIAKVLDEKIDEVAFIIGEDFGEQVEKDLMKIANSLGAKGTIYYQDKPLGTGHAIMCAKESLSGPAVVAYADTLFKADFNLDKEADAVMWVKKVENPSAFGVVKLNQNNEITDLVEKPEEFVSDLAVIGIYYFKDVEVLKNELQNVLDAKLTRGGEYQINDGIEAMRKNGLRFVPGKVDEWMDCGNKNVTVETNGRMLNFLHKDGEKLISDSVKIKDSEITEPCYIGENVELINAKIGPNVSIGDGTKVENSTIKNSLIQTFADVKNAKLDNAMIGNHAKFDGEFTQISIGDYSVLE
- a CDS encoding tetratricopeptide repeat protein; this encodes MMKNLFIILIMAMLALPANSQELPQLFQDVSQDDLGNVSDEFQELFFEALKQKGIENYEKAIIALEKCLKLDTEKSVVYFELGKNYQELEQFDNAISNFKKASELEPQKESILVYLFQTYGMNEDFEGAIATLKKLIPIDESYKEDLANVYLLNENYDEALNLLDELDTKLGANSYRNSLRRQIFARTKNTGAQIENLQQGISNNPDVEQNYLNLIYIYSENGDNEEAFKVAQELLETNPGSTLAHLALYKFYLDKGNTKAAVASMKIVFESEEIDPESKFKVLNDFLNFVQQNPEYEEDLIEVAGKLSEWENAPKLYEQLGSYYLKKNNREDALKFFELGLKENPENFELTKNTLLLQLEFGNFEAAKDLSNEALEGFPSQPMLYLFQAVALNKLMQYEAAEESLLDGLDYLIDDRLMEIDFYSQLAISYSGMKNADKAGEYRQKAENIKKEIN
- a CDS encoding DUF4292 domain-containing protein, whose product is MLKRIVALILLSTFVISCGSRRSAGKIATKNAEAVSVIKKHYTSETNFKTASGKLRAVYKDDEKTQSVNLSFRMEKDKAIWMSASILGFPVAKAYITPTSVSYYEKVTQTYFDGDFRLVSDFLGTPLDFQKLQNLLIGQAIYDLREEEYDFMQSPRGFQFVKDEKTMMKKMFLLNFSNYKAEAQQLIQDDENRGLTVTYSDYQEVDGLIFPENIKIIANEGGSSTNIHLTYRNISFNEEVSFPFDIPSGYEEISLK
- a CDS encoding peptidoglycan DD-metalloendopeptidase family protein: MIELKFSRSLFFLLFLFFGYNLSNAQTNREDLEKRRIELRNEISRINELRISNQKKQRSVLGQVEDLNQQIKSTEDLIKLTNQQANLLNREINTNTNKIGQLRKELEKLKEDYARMIEKSYKSKSQQSRVMFLLSSKNFLQAYKRLQYMKQYTNYRKQQGEEIKANTKELQELNARLVQQKEEKEKLIAENRKTRAQLEENRKSQQTLMATIRKREGEFATQIRKKQSEIDEIDRAIDKMIRESIAKANKESGSGSTSRSTFELTPAAKALAADFNNNKGKLPWPVKSGVVTMRFGKQPHPVVRSVMVNNNGVRIDTDKGGKARAVFNGTVSEVQAVKGANQAVMVRHGDYITIYNNLEEVYVKRGDTVTTEQEIGEIATSRTTGKTTLHFLLYRNDQKMDPADWIYRM
- a CDS encoding acyl-CoA thioesterase, which gives rise to MEAKSPSESRTTLTDLVLPSETNPLNNLFGGELLARMDRAASIAARRHSRRIVVTASVNHVAFNKSIPLGSVVTVEAVVSRAFKSSMEIYIDVWVEDRESGRRTKANEAIYTFVAVDETGTPIQIPALKPETDLEKERYEAALRRKQLSLVLAGKMKPKDATELKALFEE